From the Thermogemmatispora onikobensis genome, one window contains:
- a CDS encoding FmdB family zinc ribbon protein, which produces MPTYEYACRACEHRFEIWQKITDDPLTVCPQCGGEIHRVLFPTGIVFKGHGFYKTDYSSSGSNGSSSSHSASSKSSESESSSSSSSSSSSSASEGSGSNQAPVASSSSSSSS; this is translated from the coding sequence TGAATATGCGTGCCGGGCATGTGAGCATCGTTTCGAGATCTGGCAGAAAATCACTGACGATCCTTTAACGGTCTGCCCACAGTGTGGCGGCGAGATCCATCGCGTGCTCTTCCCTACGGGGATTGTCTTCAAGGGGCACGGCTTCTATAAAACGGACTACAGTAGCTCCGGTTCCAACGGCAGCAGCTCGTCGCATAGCGCGAGCAGCAAGTCCAGCGAGAGCGAGAGCAGCAGCAGCTCCTCCTCCTCCTCCTCCTCCTCGGCGAGCGAGGGGAGCGGGAGCAACCAGGCACCAGTGGCCTCTAGCAGCA